One Leptospirillum ferriphilum genomic window, CTTTGTTTCCTTATGGACAGTATGACTATTACAGCGCCGACAATATTTTTTTAACTCTACCTTATCGGGCGTATTCCTTTTATTTTTCATTGAAGAATAATTTCTGTCCTTGCATTGAGTGCAAGCAAGCGTGATAATTTCCCGCATTGATCAACCTCTTCTCGTTCCTATCG contains:
- the rpmG gene encoding 50S ribosomal protein L33 — translated: MREIITLACTQCKDRNYSSMKNKRNTPDKVELKKYCRRCNSHTVHKETK